In a single window of the Pleurodeles waltl isolate 20211129_DDA chromosome 4_2, aPleWal1.hap1.20221129, whole genome shotgun sequence genome:
- the LOC138293813 gene encoding uncharacterized protein: MEPGTSSMEQGVSTELEEMRHELCDFIRSSVHQAVSSSLQKLSKNLENNLSNLISKSAQTAGESSSRLPAKPGMGTQMEGESISRMPEDAVPHKAPAKEYNNMVPKSSLKRKSKERNVLPVISPVIQDTDEDMPDVDSDSYLSDKDDDESFSIPPPKKAKVISATPSLFDSEGFPMFDPSQIHHPNSTEWFPADHVGRYVAQKLFSPLDKQTRSKLKSECPRPVLSNKATITPTIDEQMLTFFTKQGKDPRKGVDKAWSSCQDKLLDITGPLTRIFDLVESARLDGSFLDPEELSLWVQRCFCLLGNANSSFIHERRKGLLIKLDPKLVNLATVQPQLQSDGQLFGDSFIKDLGKYVATFISLTKAQQSMRKMFHQRVFARAGRGRGRFTGRGFTNQGSRGYYSSYQQDFRPQFYPQRGRGYRARPARHSRAANPTDSASTTQTTS, from the exons ATGGAACCTGGTACTTCCTCTATGGAACAAGGTGTTTCCACTGAACTGGAAGAGATGAGACATGAACTCTGTGACTTCATTAGAAGTTCTGTTCATCAGGCGGTATCTTCCTCattacaaaaattatcaaaaaatctggagaataacctttctaatttaatttccaaatcggcccagactgcgggggaaaGCAGTTCGCGTCTACCAGCGAAGCCAGGTATGGGGACGCAAATGGAAGGTGAGTCCATCTCACGCAtgccagaggacgcggttcctcacaaggctcctgccaaggagtataacaatatggtTCCAAAATCTTCCTTAAAACGAAAATCTAAAGAGCGTAATGTTCTCCCGGTTATATCTCCAGTTATTCAGGATACAGACGAAGATATGCCTGATGTAGATTCAGATTCCTATTTATCTGACAAAGATGATGATGAGTCCTTTTCCAttcctcctccaaagaaagcaaAAGTAATTTCTGCTACCCCTTCTCTTTTCGACTCAGAGGGTTTTCCTATGTTCGATCCCTCTCAAATTCATCATCCGAATTCTACGGAGTGGTTTCCAGCTGACCATGTGGGTCGTTATGTGGCACAAAAACTTTTTTCACCCCTAGACAAACAAACGAGATCTAAATTAAAATCCGAATGTCCTCGTCCCGTACTCTCCAACAAAGCCACTATTACTCCTACTATAGATGAACAAATGTTAACTTTCTTCACCAAACAAGGAAAGGACCCGCGCAAGGGCGTGGATAAAGCTTGGTCCTCCTGTCAGGACAAACTCTTAGACATTACAGGGCCTCTTACTAGGATTTTTGATCTTGTCGAATCAGCCAGACTAGACGGTTCCTTCCTCGACCCAGAAGAGTTATCTTTATGGGTTCAACGTTGTTTTTGTCTGTTGGGAAATGCAAATTCTTCTTTCATTCATGAGAGGCGTAAAGGGCTACTGATTAAACTTGATCCCAAACTCGTAAATTTGGCAACCGTTCAACCTCAACTCCAGTCAGATGGACAGCTTTTTGGAGATTCCTTTATAAAGGACCTTGGCAAATATGTTGCTACTTTCATCTCATTAACCAAAGCCCAACAGTCCATGAGAAAAATGTTCCACcagcgggtttttgccagggccggtagaggtaggggtcgctttaccggccgcggattcaccaatcaaggctccagaggCTATTACAGTTCCTATCAGCAGGACTtcagacctcagttctacccccagcGTGGCAGAGGATACCGTGCCAGGCCAGCCAGACATTCCAGAGCCGCCAACCCAACAG ATTCGGCTTCAACTACTCAGACAACGTCCTAA